Genomic DNA from Fundidesulfovibrio soli:
TACGCCTACAAGAACGGCAACTTCAAATACACGCCCGGCACCTATGTCATGGCCGGGCGCGACTGCTGGTGGGGCAAGTGCACCTTCTGCTCCTGGACCACCCTCTACCCGGGCCGCAACTACCGCACCGTCTCCGTGGAGCGCCACCTGGACGAGATCGAGGCCCTGGCCAACATGGGCGTGAAGGAAATCTTCGACGACTCGGGCTGCTTCCCCAAGGGCCAATGGCTGGAGGACTTCTGCAAGGGCATGGTCCGCCGCGGCCTGCACAAGCGCGTGGTCATGGGCTGCAACATGCGCGTGGGCGCGCTCAGCCAGGAGCAGTGGAACCTGCTCAAGGCCGCAAACTTCCGCTTCATCCTCATCGGGCTGGAGTCCGTGGTGCAGTCCACCCTGGACAGGCTGGTCAAGGGCATCAAGGTGGCCCAGATCGAACAGACCCTGCGCATGTGCAAGAAGGCCGGTCTGGCCCCGCACATCACCACCATGGTGGGCTACCCCTGGGAAACCAGGGAGGACGCCAAGTCCACCATCGCCTTCGCCAAGCGCATGTTCACTCAGGGCTACCTGGATACGCTCCAGGCCACCATCGTGGTGCCCTACCCCGGCACCCCGCTCTTCGCCGAGGCCAAGAAGCAGGGCTGGCTGACCACCGAGGACTGGGACGACTACGACATGCGCCAGAGCGTGTGGAAATCGCCCATTTCCAATGAAGACGTGTTGCAATTCAAGAACGAACTCTATAAGGCCGCCCTTACCCCGGCGTTCATCCTGCGCAAGGTGCTTTCCATCCGCAGCATGGACGACATCGCCTTCTTCTATCGCGCCGCCGGGAAGCTGATCGGGCACCTGCTCAACAGCCGCAAAGGC
This window encodes:
- a CDS encoding B12-binding domain-containing radical SAM protein; the protein is MKVSVSYPPLESSKGVALLSQNRQFQWFTNPTYIYPMVPSYAASLCQARGHQVFWDDGIAEEMTYADWLARITREKPDLIAMESKTPVIKRHWRIVEELKRLLPGSKVVLMGDHVTALPRESMESCPADFVLAGGDFDFLLAGLADFLSGKAEALPGGVWYREDGEIKDSGPASLEHDLDQLPHIDRKLTRWELYAYKNGNFKYTPGTYVMAGRDCWWGKCTFCSWTTLYPGRNYRTVSVERHLDEIEALANMGVKEIFDDSGCFPKGQWLEDFCKGMVRRGLHKRVVMGCNMRVGALSQEQWNLLKAANFRFILIGLESVVQSTLDRLVKGIKVAQIEQTLRMCKKAGLAPHITTMVGYPWETREDAKSTIAFAKRMFTQGYLDTLQATIVVPYPGTPLFAEAKKQGWLTTEDWDDYDMRQSVWKSPISNEDVLQFKNELYKAALTPAFILRKVLSIRSMDDIAFFYRAAGKLIGHLLNSRKGCAECKK